AGCATTGGCATAGAGTGTGAAGTCTATTTTTCTTAGGCGGTCTGATCGATAGTTCGATTCCCTTCAGCGTGCTTTCTAATTTTTCTTCAATTTTTTTATCTTTTGGGTATATTAAATTGAGAATTTCCGAAGCAGATTTTTCTAGAAGCCACTCGCATAGATTTGAATGAGATAGTTCGGAAAGTTTTTGATGATTTTTTCTTATAATGGAATTTATTTTATCTAGGCAATATGTTGAGTATTTGGCACTAAATTTTCGCAATTGTTCTTCGCACCAAATATTTTCCAGATATTCCATTGCCGGTATTATTTCCAGCCATGAATAGTTGGTTCCTGACTTCTTTTGTGCTATGTCGCAATCCGCCGTTAGTACGAATCCCCATTGTGCTCTTTTATTTTTCCTATTTGGATTTTGCTTTATTATATCGCCCTGGCGTAGCTCTTGATTTGTTTCTACAGAGGTAAAAGATTCACTCATTTTTATTCGCATATCCTTTTGATGTTTGTTATTTTTCAGGGGCGTATGTTGTTGCTTTTATTCTATTGCTAATTAATTGAGAATTAATGTAAAAATTATATATTTTGCGCCACCCCCACAATCACCACCGCCGACGGCACCAGCAAAAACTGCGCAATCAGCGTCCCCGCCAATCTGCTCCCCACCAGCCACACCACCGCGCGCCGGAATTGCGATTCTTCGATCTTGCCCTCGATGACGTCATCCGTCATGCCCGACATGTGCGGGTCGATGAAGACGGCCATCATGATTGTGGCGCCGCCGTTGATGATTGATGACAGCGTGCTGGAGGTCACGCGCACGCTGGGGTCCAGCACGCCCGCGTACAGGGCCGCGAAGACGCCTACCGTCCACAGGGCCGTGGCGATGACGTTCATGGCTGTCATGGAAATCGATACGCCGGATTGTTGGCGCAGGCCCGTGACGTTGGCGGGCTTGGGCAGGCTGGCGGAGGTCTTGAGGTAGGGCAGGCCGCCCTTGAAGACGGCGTGCAGCAGCAGTTTTGGTACCGACCTGTGCACCTGGAAATGCTCGACGGCGCGGCAGAAAGCGCGCTGGAAGGTGGGGATAAGGATTGCGCCCAGTATCGTCGCCAGGCTGGCGGAGAACAGCAGCCAGCGGAAGTCGACCAATAAGGTGCTGGCGGCAACATGGTGGTCTATGCGCGTTTCCACGCGCTTGGCCAGGAATGGTCCAAGGAATGAGTTCGAAGTGCGCGACAGCAGCATCAGAATGCTGAACAGGGCCAGCGACACGGCGATGCGCCGCGTGCGGATGCCGGCGATGCGCACGGAGTAGGCGAGGGTGCCGATGATGTGGATGATGAACGTCAGTGCGCAAATCAACAGCAATTGCTTGTCCATCACAACCTTGCAGTAAAGAAAATGTCATTCCATGCTGCCATGGAGTTACTTATTTTTCAACTGCAAATAAGATAATTTTCTTATTAATTGGGTTTGGTGGTGTTTTGGGCGTTTGTATGCAGTTGGCGGTTTTTCACCCCAAAGGCAGAAACTGGGGTCAGACCCTTAGGGTCTGACCCCGGCCCTTGCTCTGGGTTTGGCTATGCTTTCATCGGAGGCAAGATTCGTTCCCGCCGCTTGCATTCCACCCCCGCGCCCTCATCTGGGTGGCAATGGTAGCCTGTAGCGCTGCCTCATTTGAACCAACCAGGAGAACCGCCATGAGTTTCGATTCCTTTCTGTCCAAACTGAAGACCAAAGCCAGTGAACTGAAAACCGAAGCGCTGAAGTACAAGAACAAGGATTTCCTGAATGCCGCGATGGCGGGTTCGGCCTTGATTTCCATGGCCGACGGCAGCGTCAGTGCGGAAGAGAAGCAGAAGATGGTCAAATTCATTGAAAGCAATGATGCGCTGTCGGTGTTTACCACCACGGACGTGATCAAGGCGTTCCAGGACTATGTCGGCCAGCTGGAGTTCGACAAGGATATCGGCGAAGCCAAGGCGTATCAGGCGCTGGGCAAGATGAAGTCGAATGTGGAGGCGTCGCGCTTGCTGGTGCGCATGATTATCGCCGTCGCTTCGTCAGACGGCAATTTCGACGCCAACGAGCAGCGCGTGGCCAGCAAGATCGCGCGCGAGCTGGGCTTGACTCCGGCGGAGTTCGAGCTGCAGTAACTGCCAGGCCAGCCGGCTCTGGCTTGCTGGCTAGCTTAGCTCTTGTCCCACCACGGCGGCGTGCCCGAAGACCAGGGGCACGCCATTTCCAATTCGTTGATCCTGTAGCGGATCTCTATCACCTGGCCATGGTGAAACGGACCGCGTCGCCAGTCGCCGGAGTCAAAGACGTAGCCTTTGCCCTTGATGCAGTGGTGGTTCGGATTGTTGCCGATGGGGCCGGTAGAGTGCAGGGTGACGCGCACTTCGCCGTTGGCGTCCAGCGGGGCGTCGCCGCCCATGAACAGTGGATCCGAGCCGACGTCGCAGACAGTGGTGCTACCTATCTTGCTGCAGTGCTTGATATACGTTTGCTGGCGCGCATTGGCCAGGTAATCGTCATGCCGCATCGGCTTGCCGTCATCATAGGTAAAGCGCAGGATGACTTGCGTGGGTTCGCTGGCCGGATGGCGGGTGGTGCTGGTGCAGGCGGCGCTGACCAGGGCCAGCAAGGGCCAGGCCAGCAGGCGCAGGGTGCGTCGCAGCAGGCGGGCTGGAATCTTTTCAGTCTGGGACATGGTGCTCCATGGAGAGTGGCTGCGGCGGCGTCGCGCCGAAGGCGGCGATCATAGCATGCAACTATTTTTCCCCGCAGCACGCCTGCGGCAACGCTAGCGCGCCGCGATCGGCAGCGCCGCCACCCGTTCCAGCTGCATGCTGCCGTCGGCAAGGCGCTGCGGCGGCACCATCATCACCAGTTCCCCTGTCACCGTGCCGTCGCTGCGGCGGTCGATGCGCACCTTGAGCTTGCGGTCGAGGGCGACAAATACGTTGGGCGCGGCGGCGACGATGCGGTGTTCCTCGCCGTCGCCCACCTTGGCATACTGCAAGCCGCCGTACTGGCGCAGGCGCAAGCTCTGGCCATTGGCCAAGGTGTACTCGCCCGCATATGGCTGGAAGTCTTCGCGGCTGAGGTAGCGGGGCTGGGCGGGCGGCGTGATGCGCAGCGACAGGGCCGGCACTTCGACCGTGCGCTGCGGCGGCAGCACCTGGGCCGTGGCCAGGGCGCTGGCGGCGATGACGATGATGGTAATCACGGTATTTTTCATGGTGAATACTCCTTTCTGATGGTTGGGCTGGCGCTCTGGTGGATCTTGGCGATCAGCTCGCCCTGGCGCGCCGTGCCCGTCTTGTCGTAGATGTGGTGCAGATGCGTCCTGACGGTGTTGATGGAGACGCCCGTATCGGCGGCGATGCGGTCGATGGCGGTGCCTTGCGCCAGCGCCTGGGCCACCAGCGCTTCGGCCTGCGTCAGGTCAAACAGCTGCTGCAATGCAGGGGCGGCGATGGCTGCCGCCAGCCGGGCAATGCAGGCTGCGTTCCAGGCCGGGACCGAACAGGGCCAGTGCGCTGGCGTTCGCGTAGAGCACGTCGAGCCGGCCATCGACCAGCAGCACGGCCGTGCCGAGCGCATCGAGCGCCGCGCGCGTGGTGCGTGCCTGCATGCCGCTCTGGGCCAGGCGGGAACGGATGTGCAGGGCGCGCTGCAGGTGGGGCAGCAGCGCTTGCAGTTGCGCCTGCACCAGTGGGCTGTCCGCAAACGGCCCCTGCGTGCGCTGGCGGTGCACACCCAGCTGGGCAGATTCCCCGGGCGCCATGGGCAAGATCGCGCAGATGACGTGGTAAAGGTCATGCGGGCGGCAAAAGTCGGCATAGAATTCCGTGCGCTCGAAATCGCGCGGACGAATGTGCTCTGCGCAGTCGTGAACCTGGCCCACGCCCAGGCGGTATGCCACTTTCGCCCAGATATCGTGCTGCCAGTAATACGCTTCATACGCGCTGCTGGCCTCCTTGCCGAAGTGGCCCGCCGGATTGAGCAGCTGCGCGCCGCTGTCGCTTTGCAGGATCAGGATGGTCTCACTGCCGCCGCCGAAGGCATCGGCCAGGTCGCGGCACAGCTGTGGCCACAGTGCATCGTCGAGCGCGGCGTCATACAGGCGGGCGATCAATCCCTGCTGCTGCGCTGTCATCGGCATGTCCATGGCGTCCGCCAGCTCATGCCATGCCGTCAGCGGCCGGGAAAGCCCAGCGTGGCCAGATGCTCGCCCTGCGCGCTGCCATCGGCCAACTGGCGTGCCGGCACCACCATCACCAGCTCGCCACCCACGCTGCCATCGTCGTGATGGTCGATGCGCACTTTCAGCTGACGGTCCAGCGCCACGAAGGCGTTGCGGCTGGTGGCGACGATGCGGTGTTCGGGCTGGTTGCCGATGCGCGCATACATGATGCTGCCGGAGCGGCGCAGCTGCAGGGTGTCGCCATTTGACAGGTCGTAGGCGCCTGCGAAGTTCAGGAAGTCTTCGCGCAGCATGTAATGGGGCTGGTCCGGAACGTCGATGCGCAGCGAGTGACCGGGCACTTCCACGGTCTTGTCTTGCGGCAGGGTTTGCGCACTCGCCGCCAGGCAGGTGGCTGACAGGCCCAGCAATGTGCTCAGGATGATGGTTTTCATGATGTCGTCCCTCGATGGTTGAGTGCCCCTTGCGCGTGGCCCGGTCGGGCGGGCGTGAGGCTGAAGCCAGTCTAGGCAAGGGCGCTGCGCGGCGCATCATTCATCCGAATGAGATGGGGATTGATATTTTGCGGGGTGCGGTTATCTGGCGTCAGGCAAAGCCGACCAAGGCGCCGCGCCGTCAAAAATCTTTCATCAACGCAATCTCGCGCGGCAAGTTGTGGCGCGTGATGTAAGATTCGCACTATGTCCGATTTCACATTTTCCGATTGCCCATGAGTTCAATAATGATCCCCGACGTCGCCCTGGTCGACAATACCGAACAACGCACGCCGCTGGTGCTCGTGCTGGACTGTTCCGGCAGCATGGATGGCGAACCCGTCTCGCTGCTCAACGATGGCCTGGCCTTGCTGGAGCAGGAACTCAAGTCCGACGTGATCGCCGCCAAGCGCGTGCGCATCCTGGTGATTCAATATGGCGCCCACGATGAAGCGGTGGTGGCCAGCAACTGGTGCGACGCCATGGATTTCACCGCGCCCCGCCTTGAGGCGAACGGCACCACGCCGACCGGCGCGGCCGTGGAACTGGCCCTGGCGGAAATCGAGCAGGAAAAACAGCGTTTCCGCGCCGCTGGCGTGGCGTACACGCGGCCCTGGCTGTTCTTGATGTCGGACGGCGAGCCGACGGACCGCTGGCAGCACGGCGCCGAACAGGCGCGCGCGGCCGAGCAGGCGAATAAAGTGGCGATCTTCCCCATCGCCGTGGGCGACCACGCGAATATCGATACCCTGGGGCAGTTTTCCAGCCGTGGCGAACGGGGCGTGAAGCAGCTGAAAGGCTTGCAGTTCCGCGAACTGTTCCTGTGGCTGAGCGCCAGCATGCAGGTGGTGTCGCAATCGCGTCCCGGCGCGCAGGCGCAGCTGGCCTCGACGGACGGCTGGTCCGTCGTCAATACGTGAAAGCCCGCTGATCCATGACTGCGGTACAGAATACCTGGCGCGTGTTCGGCGCGTCCGTCACGGGCAAGGCGCACCTGGATAAAGCCATCCCTTGCCAGGATGCGCACGCGCACGCCGTCGTGGGCGACGTGCTGGTGGCCATCGTCTGCGATGGCGCCGGTTCGGCCAGGCTCAGCGAACAGGGCGCGCAGTTTGTTGCCGCGCACACCGTGCAGGCGCTGGCTGGCCGTCTGGAGCAGGGCGCCAGCGTGCAGGATTTGCACGACGGCGCGCTGGCGGGCACCCTGGCGCAGATCCGCGCTGCGCTCGACGACATCGCCCGCGCCGCCAACGCCACCCTCGACGACTACGCGGCCACGGTCGTCGGCGTGGTCATGGGGCAAGATGCCGGCTTCTTTTTCCACCTGGGCGATGGCCTGGGCGTGGCGCAACTGGGCGATGGGGGCGAACTGATCTCGCTGCCCGCCAATGGCGAATACGCCAACGAAACCTATTTTCTGTCGGGAGAGCGCTGGCGCGAACAGCTGCGCCTGCTGCCGATATCCCAATCCGTGCGCGGCGTCGTGCTGATGTCGGACGGCTGCATGCCCTTTGCCATGAGCAAGAACAATGCGGCGCTGTACGCACCGTTCATGGATGCCGTGCAAGGCTATCTGCGCACGGTCGACAGCGTGGAGCTGGGCAACGAAGCATTGGCATCCACCTTGGCCGACCCGCGCACGCACCAGATCACGGGCGACGACAAGACCCTGCTGCTGGCCTTGCGCGCATGAGCCGCAAGCAAGGAGTTGCGCCCGGTCTGAGTCCGGGCGGCAAGATATGGCTCGACAAAGTCCGTAGCCTGGTGCTGGGAAAACTCGTCAAGAGTGGCGGCGCGGGCAGCGTGTATTTGCTGCCGGACGCGCCCGCGCAGGTGGCCAAGCTGTACCATCCGCACCTGGACCGGGCCGCCAACCGGCGCAAGCTCGAAGCGATGCTGGAGTTGTCGCCCGAGCTGCCGGACCAGCTGGAAAACGGCAAGCGCTACGTGCAGATTGCGTGGCCGCAGGCGGCCGTGTTCGACGGCCAGGGCGGCTTCGCCGGTTTCGTCATGCCCTTGCTGGACATGGCGCAGACGGCCGAGCTGGAACAGATCATGCAGGAGAGGCAGGCGCGCGCGGCCGGCTTGCCCACGGGACTCGGTCCCAAGCTGACCCTGGCTGCCAACCTGGCCGCTGTCCTCGATGCCTTGCACCAGCAGCAGCATTACGTGGTCGATTTAAAGCCCGTGAATCTGCGCTTTTACCGCGATTCGCTGTACATCGCCATGCTCGATTGCGACGGTTTCAGCATCCAGGGCCATGCCGAGCGTTTTCCTGCGGAGCAATTCACGGCCGACTACCTGGCGCCGGAATTCCAGCGCAAGGGCATGCCGGCGGGCACGGAAATGGCGCAAGACCGCTTTGCGCTGGCCGTCGTCATCTTCCAGTTGCTCAACTTTGGCATTCACCCGTACAGCGGGCGGCCCGGCAATGCGCAAGTGGCGACCGATATTCCCGGGCGTATCCGCGACGGCTGCTATGCGTATGGGATCAAACGCCACAAGCAGCTGGCGCCGAACGCCACCAGCGGCCATGCGCTGATGCCGCCAGAACTGCGCGCCATGTTCGACCGCGCTTTTTCGCAATCCCCCAAACCGCAGCGGCCGTCGGCAGCCGACTGGGCACAATTGCTGCGCGGCTATGCGCAGCGCAGCGGCGGCAAGTTGGTCGTGTGCGCCGCGAATCCCGAACATCAGCATTTTGCCGGCTTCGGCTGCGCCGCCTGTGCGCGCGACAAGGTCATCGTCGCGGCCGGGCAGGCGTCCGTGCAGGCGCAGCAGATGCAGTTGCAACAGCAATCGTTGCCACAGCAGCGCAGCCCGCGCGGCGCGCACGGCGCGCATCATACGGCGCCGGGGCAGACGCCCGTACGGCTGCCTGCAGGCGGTGGGCAGGCCAATGCGGTCGGCATTTCCGGCAAGGGCTGGGCCGTGGTGGTGCTGCTGATCGTGCTGTTCCTGATCGGCTTTACGGCCTGGATCTCGTCGTCCGATGAAGTCAAGGACAAGGCCGCCCTGCAGGCGCAGGCCGAGCAGGCGGCAGGCCTGGAAGTATTTGGCTGGCGCCCGCGCAAGGCGGCCGGTTTCCAGCCGTCCGATGCGCGCAAGGCCGTGCGCAGCCTGTCGCAAGCGATCAGCAAGGGCGACGATGACGCCGTCACGCGCGGCTTGCAACTGTTGTACCGTTCCGGCCAGGAAAAGCCGTCCGGCTACGGCATCGATCGCACGCAGGCGCAGCTGCGCGCCTCGTTGCTCGAGGGCCTGGGCTGGGTGCCCGGCTATGAGCCGGGGCTGGTCGCGACCTATCTCGACCTGCTACAAGCGAACCCGCGCGACCATCTGGTGGCGGCGGCCATGGGCCGCATGCATCTGAGCCTGAACGAACCGCAGGCGGCGCGCCAGTACTTCGAGCAAGCCGTGTGGGCACGCCCGACCGATGGCACGGCCTGGCTGGGCATCGCGGCCGCGGCGCAGCTGCGCGGCGGCGACGAGGGCGATGCCGTCAATCTGGTGGCGCTGGCGCAGCTGACGGCTTACCGCTACGCCGTGGAGCATGCCTTGCCAACCGAGCCGGGCCAGCCGGCCGACAATGGCGTGGCGCGCATGACGCAGCGCATGGACCTGAACGCCAAGGTGCTGCGCCTGGCGCAGCCGGGCGCTTACCAGAAACGCTGGGACAAGGTGCTGGCCGAGGGCGCGCTGCTGGCAGCCAAACTCAAGGCCATGCCGCCCTTGCGGGACCAGGTCGGCAGTGTACAGCGCGAGACGATGACGACGGTTGCCTATGGCGTGCTGGACGAAAAGCACGCAAGGGGTGAAAACCGCTTGACCCTGACCATTGCGGCCGACGGCACCCTGAGCTATGCGGCGGCCGAGTTGCCGATGGAGCCGATGCTCAACAAGGTGCTGCTCGACAGCGTCAAGCGCTGGACCTATTTGCCGGCCGTGCAGCACGGTCAATTGCAGGATGCCAAGGTGGTGGTGCTCGTGCGCTACCGCGATGGCCGGGTCAGCTTCGAGCCGGGCGGTGTGGCCGTCACGGCGGATAATTAAAGGAATAGCATGAAAATCAAGACGATATGCGCCGTGCTGGGCGCATCCTTGCTGGCCTCAGGCATGGCGCAGGCGGACATCGTGCAGCGCCTGGTGGTAACAGCCATGGCGGCCGAGCCAGATAGCGAAGGCGGCGATGTGTTCAGTATTGCGGGCAAGACGGCTTGCGGCGGCAAGCAGATACGCATGGATGCGCGCTCGGTGAACCTGGACGAGGCGCCGTACGAGGCGCTGAAAGCGGGGCTGGCCAAGCAGATCCGCAGCAAGACGCCCATGCTCGTCACCCTGAAAAAATGCCCGGACGATGTGAGCGTGCCCATCGTGCGCAAGATCGCCGACTGCACGCCCGGCACTTGTGCCGATGGCCAGGCGCGGCTGTACCTGCACGAGCGTTTCTACCCCATCGAGCAGGAAAAGGCGCCGAATGTGCTGATCTTGCCCTTGCCAAAAGGCAAGCAGCCTGGCACGTGGAAGGTGGAGATTTACAGCGTGGCGGGCCACAAGCTGCGCCTGTCGGGCCAGGTCAACCGCGCCGATTATGCATCCGGCGAGTTGGTGGGCGGCTATGTCTCGTATTACCCGGATGGCAAGATCGAGAAACAGGTGGCGCAGGATGGGCAGGGCCGTCAGCATGGCATCGGCAGCAAGTATTTTCCCGATGGCACGCTGGAGCTGCGTGGTGACTGGCGCCATGGCTTGCCAGAAGGCGAGCATCAGCGCTATCACGCGACCGGCAAGTTGAGTGAAACGAGCATCTACCGCGATGGCAAGCAGCTCGACGGGCCAGTGCAGACGTTTGATGAAAATGGCAAGCTGAGTAGCAGCTACACTTTGCGCGGCGGCAAGATGGAAGGCGAGATGCTCACATACTTCCCTGATGGAAAAATCTCCAGCCGCGCGGAAATGCAGAACGGTAAGTTCAATGGCGTGAGCACGAATTACTACCCGGATGGCGCCGTGCAAGCCAGGATGACGCAGGTTAACGACTTGCCCACGGGCGAGGCAATGGAATTCTATGCGGACGGCAAGGTGAAAAGCCGCCAGCAATATGGAGACAAGGGCGGGCTGCTCAGTATCCAGCGCTACAGCCCTCAGGGCGTGCTGGTGCTGGAACGGAAATGGGATGCACGACTGCGCGAACAGGGCACGTCGCGCTCGTGGTACGAGAACGGCAAGCCGGAACAAGCCATCGACTACGTGAACGACCGGCGCGACGGCTGGAGCCGCAGCTGGCACGAGGATGGCAGTTTGAAGGGCGAATGCCAGTACCTGGCCGGCAAGGCCCAGGGCGGCTGCGGCGAAGCGCCGCCAGCGCCGGAACTGCAGCGCAAGGAGCAGGCATGGCGCGCCTTGTGAAGCATGTGCTGCTGGCAACGCTGCTGTGGCCGGTACTGGCCCACGCCGAGATCGAACAGCGGCAAGTGGTCAGCGCGATCAAGGCGACGCCCGACGGCGATGTGCTGACCCTGGCCAGCGACAGCGGCTGCGGCGGCAGGGAGGTGCTGATGGATGCCGTGTCCGTGGGCCTGGACGCGCAGCAATACGCCGCCATGAAGCAGCAATTGGCCAAGCTGATACGTGACAAAACGCCCTTGTTGATGCGTATCAGATCTTGTCCCGCGCCAGGTGGCGCCGGACCGCTTGGCATGCCCGATGTCGGCAAGCTGGGCGGTTGCGAGCCGCAAGCCTGTACCGATGGCAAGGCGCGCCTGTACCTGAATCACAATCTGACGCGCGGCGAAGTCAAGGAACATGCGCGCTATGCGCTGGTCGTCCCGCTGCCGCCAGGCAAGACGCGCGCCACCTGGCAAGTCGAGATCTATCACGTGCGCGAAGGCGAGCCGAAGCGGCTGATTGGCGAGGTCAACGATCCCGATTACCTGCGCGGCAAGCTGGTGGGCAACTACAGCATGTACTACCCGCATGGCCAGTTGGAAATGCAGGTGGAGCAAGATGGCCGCGGCGTGCAGGAAGGTGTGCAGACCCTGTATCGTCCTGAGGGCCAGATTTCCATGCGCAACACGTGGCGCAATGGCGTGCAGGAAGGCGAACAGCGGACCTATCACGATACGGGCAAGCTGAACGAGGCCAGCCAGTACGTGAACGGCGCCCGCGCCGATGGCCTGGTGGAAACCTTCGATGAGGATGGCAAGTTGCGCACGCGCATGAATCAGATCAAGGGCCAGACGGAGGGCGAGCTGCTGCTATTTTATCCCGATGGCACGGTGGAAAGCCGCAGCCGGTACGAGAACGGCATCCAGTCAGGACCGAGCACCGGCTACTTCCCGGATGGCAAGGTGCAGCGTACAACGCAATACGTGGACGACAAGCCGGCCGGCGACAGCGTCGAGTATTACCCGGATGGCACAGTGGCCAGCAAGCGCACGCACAGCGGCCACTTCGTCTTGCGCAGCGAACAGCGCTTCAGCCGGGCCGGCATATTGATGGTGCAGAAACAGTGGAACGCGGGCGGCCGCGAGGAGGGCGCGCTGCGTTCCTGGCATGCGAATGGCAAGCCGCGTCAATTGATCGAGTATGTCGATGGCGAGCGCCAGGGCTGGACGCGGCACTGGCGGGAAGATGGTAGCCTGGAAAGCGAATGCCGCTATGTGGCGGACGAGCCGCATGGGGAGTGCACGGGGGCGTCCGCGAAGATGTCGTACACGGAAGATGGAATTGAGTTTGAGATGCCGGAGCAGTGAAGCATGTCAATTAACCCAAGACAAGGACTGGGGTCAGACCCGTCGGGTCTGACCCCGGCTCTTTGCCTGAGGGTTCGGTGATGCTATCGGCTTACAAATAGTCTAGGACTGCGGCGTAACATTACCGGTGCGGCGGCGTCAGCACACTGGCGATTGCCTTCGGCAAGGTTTCCGGATAATCGCGGCTGAAGTGCAGACCGCGGCTTTCGCGGCGCGACAGGGCGCTGTTGACGATCATCGAGGCCACGTCGACGAGGTTGCGCAGTTCCAGTAAATCGTGCGTGATGCGGAAGTTGCGGTAGTACTCGTCGATTTCTTCCTTCAACAGGGCGATGCGGTGCTGGGCCCGCTCCAGGCGCTTGGTCGTGCGCACGATGCCCACATAATTCCACATGAAGCGGCGCAGCTCGTCCCAGTTGTGGGCAATGACCACTTCCTCGTCCGCATCGGTGACGCGGCTTTCATCCCAGTCGGGCAGGTACGGCGTGCCCAGCTTTTCCTTGCTTTCGATATCCTGCGCGCAGGCGCGGCCGATGACGATGCATTCCAGCAAAGAGTTCGATGCCAGGCGGTTTGCGCCATGCAGGCCCGTGCAGGCCGTCTCGCCGACCGCATACAGGCCCGGCAAGTCGGCGCGGCCCGCCAGGTCCGTCACCACGCCGCCGCAGGTGTAGTGGGCGGCGGGCACGATGGGGATAGGCTGCTTGGTGATGTCGATGCCCAGTTCCAGGCAGCGCGCGTAGATGGTGGGGAAGTGTTCGATGAGGAATGCGGCCGGCTTGTGGCTGATGTCCAGGTGCACGTAGTCGAGACCGCGTTTCTTGATTTCGAAGTCGATGGCGCGCGCCACCACGTCGCGCGGCGCCAGTTCTGCCCGCTCATCGTGGGCCAGCATGAAGCGCGTACCCGCTGCCGCGCCCGCTTCAGGCGGCAGTTTCAGCAAGCCCCCTTCGCCACGGATGGCTTCGGTGATCAAAAACGATTTGGCATAGGGGTGGTACAGGCAAGTCGGGTGGAACTGGATGAATTCCATGTTCGACACGCGGCAGCCCGCGCGCCAGGCCATGGCGATGCCGTCGCCGCTGGCCGTGTCGGGGTTGGTGGTATATAAATACACCTTGCCGGCGCCGCCCGTGGCCAGCACGGTGTGCTCGGCGGCGAAGGTCAGCACTTTACCCGTTTGCTCATCCTGCACGTACAGGCCGTGGCAATGCGGTTGCGCGTTGCGCTGGGTCGGCTTCATGCCCAGCTTGTCGGAGGTGATCAGGTCGATCGCGCAATGGTGTTCGAACAGGCTGATGTTCGGGTGGGCGCGTACCTTTTCTTCCAGCGTCACTTGCACGGCATGGCCTGTGGCGTCGGCTGCGTGGATGATGCGGCGCTGGCTGTGTCCGCCTTCGCGGGTCAAATGAAACCCCAGCTCGGCCGTGGCGTCGCGCGTAAACGGCACGCCTTGCTCGATCAGCCATTCGATGGCTTCGCGGCCGTGCTCGACGATGTAGCGCGTGGCGCTCTCGTCGCACAGGCCGCCGCCCGCGATCAGGGTGTCTTCGATGTGTTGCTGGTGGCTGTCGCCCGAGTCCAGCACGGCCGCGATCCCGCCCTGCGCCCAGTTGCTGGCGCCATCGAGCAGCGCGCGTTTGGAAATGATCGCGACGGTGCGCGTCTCAGCTAAATGCAGTGCAACCGATAAACCCGCCAGGCCACTGCCGACAATCGCTACATCAAATTTCATGACATTCATCTCTTTTAGGGGAAGCATACTATATGCCATTTCCCCTCATTCGGTAATGTGTTGAGATAAATTATGCAAGCGAAAGATAGCTGGGGCCGTAGCTTGTGGCGC
Above is a genomic segment from Janthinobacterium sp. 64 containing:
- the nadB gene encoding L-aspartate oxidase, producing MKFDVAIVGSGLAGLSVALHLAETRTVAIISKRALLDGASNWAQGGIAAVLDSGDSHQQHIEDTLIAGGGLCDESATRYIVEHGREAIEWLIEQGVPFTRDATAELGFHLTREGGHSQRRIIHAADATGHAVQVTLEEKVRAHPNISLFEHHCAIDLITSDKLGMKPTQRNAQPHCHGLYVQDEQTGKVLTFAAEHTVLATGGAGKVYLYTTNPDTASGDGIAMAWRAGCRVSNMEFIQFHPTCLYHPYAKSFLITEAIRGEGGLLKLPPEAGAAAGTRFMLAHDERAELAPRDVVARAIDFEIKKRGLDYVHLDISHKPAAFLIEHFPTIYARCLELGIDITKQPIPIVPAAHYTCGGVVTDLAGRADLPGLYAVGETACTGLHGANRLASNSLLECIVIGRACAQDIESKEKLGTPYLPDWDESRVTDADEEVVIAHNWDELRRFMWNYVGIVRTTKRLERAQHRIALLKEEIDEYYRNFRITHDLLELRNLVDVASMIVNSALSRRESRGLHFSRDYPETLPKAIASVLTPPHR